A genomic window from Salmo salar chromosome ssa23, Ssal_v3.1, whole genome shotgun sequence includes:
- the ankrd24 gene encoding ankyrin repeat domain-containing protein 24: protein MLEMFEKDDPDMQTTGPDFVPTALYDSLRKEFEALQERYCQAQASAEASSMAGEGCEVAGGGEGETAAEEKEGTEGKGTEDESSKELRERLCGKEKQLAHSQSELEELREQVHLEVYSGEQAGGMGGERETPRGSGEVVSLETQQLRERVRELEEALKEREGQGEGQREEAGLREVEGEGQREGEGESAEDNDTVKQLRKKVEELQAVLEEKGTEKEFEKEDGGGESERVRSLRERVSELEATLAESKESGRAGGGREKVVESDGEVLLRLQGRVVELERELRDCVPRSEMDEVQVTLGLQCEQLARERSEASLRLNEALLELDRLRSPSPKHCQGDEEERSEGSEPSITSELSLRRVREELEVARQEAAQAPDCLCAEREGRSQDTLHLRHAVSLSQHTEALTALSEQLAQTAQELQAERALRCHAQTETARLEAQLQATQQDLISWEEHDKVKAELQRSLQASENSAAEAKEALSVKETELRDLRSQKAVEQGLVSKEDHESQRLSLQAEINAFTAQFNNLTRNHQKTCTEVFQVQREALFNKSECQVAEAQLATAQQQLADLQAQSSHVQELQKDIQDSQALVKEKDRKIIELSKEVFCLKEAVEALSPPLGFSSSSHSQSERVHPGNPGQQVSLQNRVAVLSKEIQDWKRTHRQVIAVYRSHLLAAVQGRMDEEVQGLLLQILSMSHKDQGH, encoded by the exons ATGCTGGAGATGTTTGAGAAGGATGACCCTGACATGCAGACAACCGGCCCAGACTTTGTCCCCACGGCTCTGTATGACTCCCTCAGGAAGGAGTTTGAAGCTCTACAGGAGCGCTACTGCCAGGCCCAGGCTTCAGCTGAGGCCTCCAGCATGGCGGGAGAGGG GTGTGAGGTggcgggaggaggagagggagagacagcggcagaggagaaggaggggacagaggggaaggGGACGGAGGATGAGAGCAGTAAGGAGCTGAGGGAGAGGCTGTGTGGCAAGGAGAAACAGCTGGCCCACTCCCAGTCTGAGCTGGAGGAGCTGAGAGAACAGGTGCACCTGGAGGTATATTCTGGGGAACAGGCAGGGGGaatggggggtgagagagagaccccCAGGGGCAGCGGCGAGGTGGTGAGCCTGGAGACGCAGCagctgagagagagggtgagggagctggaggaggcgctgaaagagagagagggacaaggagagggacagagggaggaagcgggcctgagggaggtagagggggagggacagagggagggagagggggagagcgcaGAGGACAATGACACAGTCAAACAGCTGAGAAAGAAAGTTGAGGAACTACAGGCAGTCCTGGAAGAGAAAGGGACAGAAAAAGAGTTTGAAAAGGAGGAcggaggaggggagagtgagagggtgAGGAGCCTCAGGGAGAGGGTGAGCGAACTGGAGGCCACCCTGGCGGAGAGCAAAGAGTCAGGGAGagctgggggagggagagagaaagtggtaGAGTCAGACGGAGAGGTGTTGCTGAGGCTCCAGGGCCGTGTGGTGGAGCTGGAGAGGGAGCTGAGGGACTGTGTTCCCCGTTCGGAGATGGACGAGGTGCAGGTGACCCTGGGTCTGCAGTGTGAGCAACTGGCCAGGGAGAGGTCCGAGGCCAGCCTGAGACTGAACGAGGCCCTACTGGAGCTGGACAGACTACGGTCCCCCAGCCCCAAACACTGTCagggagatgaggaagagaggtCGGAAGGGTCAGAGCCCTCCATTACATCAG AGCTCTCCCTGAGACGGGTGAGGGAGGAACTGGAGGTGGCTAGGCAGGAAGCAGCTCAGGCTCCGGACTGTCTGTGTGCGGAGCGCGAGGGTCGGTCTCAGGACACCCTCCACCTGAGACATGCAGTATCCCTGTCCCAACACACAGAGGCGCTGACGGCTCTGTCGGAGCAGCTGGCCCAGACAGCCCAGGAACTGCAGGCGGAGAGGGCTTTGCGATGCCACGCCCAGACAGAAACGGCCAGGTTGGAGGCCCAACTACAGGCCACACAACAGGACCTTATATCCTGGGAGGAGCATGACAAAGTTAAG GCGGAGCTGCAGCGCTCCCTGCAGGCCAGTGAGAACAGTGCAGCGGAGGCCAAGGAGGCTTTGAGTGTGAAGGAGACAGAGCTGAGAGACCTGAGGTCCCAGAAGGCTGTGGAACAGGGCCTGGTGTCCAAGGAGGACCACGAGTCCCAGCGCCTCTCACTGCAGGCCGAGATCAACGCATTCACCGCCCAATTCAACAACCTCACACGCAATCACCAGAAGACTTGCAccgag GTGTTCCAGGTGCAGCGTGAGGCTCTGTTTAATAAGAGTGAGTGTCAGGTGGCCGAGGCTCAGCTGGCCACGGCGCAGCAGCAGCTGGCTGACCTGCAGGCCCAGTCCAGCCACGTCCAGGAGCTCCAGAAAGACATCCAGGACTCCCAGGCCCTGGTCAAGGAGAAGGACCGCAAG ATAATTGAGCTGTCTAAGGAAGTGTTCTGTCTGAAGGAGGCTGTGGAGGCTCTGAGTCCTCCTCTGggcttttcctcctcctctcactcccagTCTGAGAGAGTCCACCCTGGGAACCCTGGCCAGCAGGTGTCACTGCAGAACAGAGTGGCTGTACTCTCCAAGGAAATCCAA GATTGGAAACGAACGCACAGACAAGTCATAGCTGTGTACCGATCCCACCTACTGGCTGCTGTCCAG GGCCGGATGGACGAGGAGGTACAGGGTCTGTTACTTCAGATCCTCAGCATGTCACACAAGGACCAGGGACACTGA